One Desulfatitalea tepidiphila genomic region harbors:
- a CDS encoding two-component system sensor histidine kinase NtrB codes for MDSDNDFTERMRLLREKALERLGRRPEQSEPAADNEVLRLLHDLNVHQIELELQNEELRAAQQELQRSHDRYLDLYHHAPVGYVVADAVGMVLQANQTLAAMLNREIADLLQKPLADMIHPEDQELYYARYRAFYKDPKGKTLEFRIVSSTGGVLDARCEGHRIESSVNSGTGRDLSGQLLISISDITHQKKAERELLRTRNLESIGTLAGGLAHDFNNILAALVGHLELARIHWHERGKADLHLDKSMGAAMRARDLSNRLVTFAEGGTPLTRPKEIHHIVSEAVESSLQGSQVRCDLQLPSDLHPVIVDEVQMMSALQHIICNAREAMSRRGRLWITAQNVQISSAAGNPLLPGTYVRIEIRDQGPGIDPVHLGKIFDPYFTTKEMGSKKGMGLGLTITHSIVKKHNGHIQVDSTPGQGTLVTVYLPALPVQAAKAPILS; via the coding sequence ATGGACAGCGACAATGATTTTACAGAGCGAATGCGACTGCTGCGCGAAAAGGCACTGGAGCGTTTGGGCCGGCGCCCAGAACAGAGCGAACCGGCGGCTGATAATGAGGTGCTGCGTCTGCTGCACGACCTGAATGTGCACCAGATCGAACTGGAGCTTCAGAACGAAGAGCTTCGCGCCGCGCAACAGGAGTTGCAACGGTCACACGATCGGTATCTCGACTTGTACCATCATGCACCGGTCGGTTATGTGGTGGCCGATGCGGTGGGCATGGTGTTGCAGGCCAACCAGACCCTGGCGGCGATGTTGAACAGGGAGATCGCCGACCTGCTTCAGAAACCGTTGGCCGATATGATCCACCCCGAGGACCAAGAACTCTATTATGCACGCTATCGTGCCTTCTACAAAGACCCTAAGGGCAAGACGCTCGAGTTTCGCATCGTATCCAGCACTGGCGGCGTGCTGGACGCCAGGTGCGAGGGACACCGGATCGAATCATCCGTCAATTCGGGTACGGGACGCGACCTTTCCGGGCAGCTTCTCATCAGCATCAGCGATATCACCCATCAGAAGAAGGCTGAAAGAGAATTGTTGCGTACCCGCAACCTGGAATCCATCGGCACACTGGCCGGTGGTCTGGCTCATGATTTCAACAACATTCTGGCGGCCCTGGTGGGCCATCTCGAACTGGCCAGGATCCATTGGCATGAGAGAGGGAAGGCCGACCTGCATCTGGACAAGTCCATGGGGGCCGCCATGCGGGCCAGGGATTTGTCCAATCGCCTGGTGACCTTTGCCGAAGGGGGCACTCCCCTGACACGGCCCAAAGAGATCCATCATATCGTCTCGGAGGCCGTTGAATCGAGCCTCCAAGGCTCTCAAGTGAGATGCGATCTGCAGCTGCCGTCAGACCTGCATCCCGTTATCGTCGACGAAGTGCAAATGATGTCGGCATTGCAACACATCATCTGCAATGCCCGGGAGGCCATGTCCCGGCGAGGCAGATTGTGGATTACGGCACAAAATGTGCAAATTTCGTCGGCCGCCGGCAATCCTTTGCTCCCGGGGACATACGTCAGAATCGAGATACGCGACCAGGGACCCGGGATCGACCCGGTACATTTGGGAAAAATTTTCGACCCCTATTTCACGACCAAAGAGATGGGCTCCAAGAAGGGTATGGGCCTCGGCCTCACCATCACCCACTCCATCGTTAAAAAGCACAATGGTCATATTCAAGTTGATTCAACACCGGGTCAAGGCACCCTGGTGACGGTCTACCTGCCTGCATTGCCTGTCCAGGCCGCAAAAGCCCCCATTCTTTCCTGA
- a CDS encoding chemotaxis protein CheB produces MTSDSDQSAEQFPPTTSTEQEIQALPDVRPPSFYVGIGASAGGLEAIEAFFKHMPPTSGLAFIVIQHLSPDYKSLMVELLSKRTEMNVCRAENGMQVTANAVYLIPPKKHLTIFHGRLMLGDPERSRSGIFLPIDTFLRSLADDQGEKAIGVILSGTGSDGMRGVRAIKESGGMVMVQDEASAKFDGMPRSAISTGLVDFILPPEEMPAQMLAFADHPEQMRSVRSETLLTDEDGLTRIFALLRDRHKVDFTYYKPSTVVRRIERRMTVNHIHTLRDYVRFLESYPRELSVLYKELLIGVTNFFRDPEAFRLLADEHLPALLARVRGPLVRFWVTGCSTGEEAYTLAILCRETLEKLGRSLDIKIFATDVDHESVLLAGNGIYPESIAADVSPNFLSKYFVRRGDAFQVARGIREMVVFAQHNLIKDPPFTNIEFIACRNLLIYLQPVLQRKVLAYFNFSLNQDGLLFLGHSETVGEMMEEFEPLSHKWKIYRSKGNRKKGIAEMEVSKLRSKGGRLLRPSFLGPQKAMRLHEEERILDRLLETLAGDYLPLAMVVNEQMELIHVLGDTSGILRYPSGRVVNDIARLAVNDLSVPLSTGLQKALKRKEEVRYTHVRLRRPGLVRTIDLRIKPLLQKKGQEPMAVILIEEPDRTAAKPMGPEAASYDLDQEAAQRIEDLEQELQFTRENLQATIEELETSNEELQATNEELLASNEELQSTNEELQSVNEELHTVNTEHQRKIFELTELNNDIRNLMESSGVGTLFLDENMEVRRFTPQTSKIYQITEKDVGRPLHQIPHSLEDVDPVALVQKVHADHEPVEKEVRTRGGHHYLMRILPYTVGAAFFSGSVMAFIDIDSQVRSRNALEESETKLRLLADKLEDVFWIRTPDNGRVVYISPAYETIWGKDMQALCRDARSFLDSVHPADRDVVADQLSRHTQGQWNLEYRITDKTGAVRWIHDRGFPVFDSEGRLELICGFATDITERKHKEESCLLSVSKFKPSFEGTSIGIALVNIKGRFLESNPAFKRILSTSEAALADMTLVQCIHPGDRQAGEAMLTEMEAGRRDFYYAPMRLQGGNGRTLAVQLVVTLIRDGQGQPTHALCQIFEVADVAPA; encoded by the coding sequence ATGACATCGGACAGCGACCAGAGTGCAGAGCAGTTTCCTCCTACGACGTCGACCGAGCAGGAGATACAGGCGCTGCCTGATGTTCGTCCACCCAGTTTCTATGTGGGCATAGGCGCCTCGGCCGGCGGATTGGAAGCTATAGAGGCCTTCTTCAAGCATATGCCCCCGACTAGCGGGCTCGCCTTCATCGTTATTCAGCACCTCTCCCCCGATTACAAGAGCCTTATGGTGGAACTGCTTTCGAAGCGCACCGAAATGAATGTTTGTCGCGCCGAGAACGGCATGCAGGTGACCGCCAATGCGGTCTATCTGATCCCCCCCAAAAAGCATCTGACGATCTTTCATGGCCGGTTGATGCTCGGCGACCCGGAACGTTCGAGATCCGGTATTTTTCTTCCCATAGATACATTTTTGAGATCACTGGCCGATGATCAAGGCGAAAAGGCGATCGGCGTCATCCTTTCGGGGACGGGCAGCGACGGGATGCGCGGCGTGCGGGCCATCAAGGAATCGGGTGGCATGGTGATGGTGCAGGATGAGGCCAGCGCCAAGTTTGACGGCATGCCGCGCAGTGCCATTTCTACCGGACTGGTCGACTTTATTCTGCCACCGGAGGAGATGCCGGCGCAAATGCTGGCCTTTGCCGATCATCCGGAACAGATGCGGTCCGTCCGTTCTGAAACGCTTCTCACCGATGAGGACGGTCTGACGCGTATTTTCGCACTACTTCGGGATCGGCACAAGGTCGACTTCACTTACTACAAGCCTTCGACGGTAGTGCGCCGCATCGAGCGTCGCATGACCGTGAATCACATCCATACACTGCGGGATTACGTCAGGTTCTTGGAGAGTTACCCACGTGAACTGTCGGTTTTGTATAAGGAATTGCTTATCGGTGTCACCAATTTCTTTCGGGATCCCGAAGCATTTCGCTTGCTGGCCGACGAGCATTTGCCGGCCTTGCTGGCGCGGGTCAGAGGCCCTCTTGTGCGATTCTGGGTAACCGGATGTTCTACAGGCGAGGAAGCTTACACCCTTGCCATTCTTTGCCGTGAAACCCTCGAAAAGTTGGGCCGATCTCTCGATATCAAAATTTTCGCCACCGACGTGGATCACGAATCGGTGCTCCTGGCTGGAAACGGCATCTATCCCGAGAGCATCGCGGCCGATGTTTCCCCGAATTTCCTATCGAAATACTTCGTCCGCCGCGGGGATGCCTTCCAGGTCGCACGTGGCATCCGCGAGATGGTTGTATTTGCCCAGCACAATTTGATCAAGGACCCGCCTTTTACAAATATTGAGTTTATCGCCTGTCGAAATTTACTCATTTACCTCCAACCGGTATTACAGCGAAAGGTGTTGGCATACTTCAACTTTTCTCTGAACCAGGACGGGTTGTTGTTTTTAGGCCATAGCGAGACGGTTGGGGAGATGATGGAGGAGTTCGAGCCACTCAGCCACAAATGGAAAATTTACCGCTCCAAGGGAAACCGAAAAAAGGGCATCGCGGAGATGGAGGTCTCCAAGCTGCGGTCCAAAGGTGGCCGGCTGCTGCGGCCAAGCTTTCTGGGACCGCAAAAAGCAATGCGGCTGCACGAAGAAGAGAGAATATTGGATCGTCTGCTCGAAACCCTGGCAGGCGACTATTTGCCGTTAGCCATGGTTGTCAACGAGCAGATGGAGCTGATCCATGTGTTGGGCGACACCAGCGGAATTTTGAGGTATCCCTCGGGCCGGGTCGTCAACGACATCGCCCGCCTGGCCGTCAACGACCTCTCTGTGCCGTTGTCCACCGGCCTGCAGAAGGCGCTCAAGCGAAAAGAGGAGGTGCGTTACACCCATGTCCGGCTTCGCAGGCCGGGTTTGGTCCGCACCATCGACTTGCGCATCAAGCCGCTCCTCCAGAAAAAAGGCCAGGAGCCGATGGCGGTGATACTGATCGAAGAGCCTGACCGCACCGCGGCCAAGCCGATGGGGCCCGAGGCCGCGAGCTACGATCTGGATCAGGAGGCCGCTCAGCGTATAGAGGACCTGGAGCAGGAGCTTCAGTTCACCCGTGAGAACCTTCAGGCCACCATCGAGGAGCTCGAGACCTCGAACGAGGAGCTCCAGGCCACCAATGAAGAGTTGCTGGCCAGCAACGAGGAGCTGCAAAGTACCAACGAAGAACTCCAATCGGTCAACGAGGAACTGCACACCGTCAACACCGAACACCAGCGCAAGATTTTCGAGCTGACTGAGCTGAACAACGACATCCGCAATCTTATGGAGAGCAGCGGCGTCGGCACGCTGTTTCTCGATGAGAATATGGAAGTCCGCCGGTTTACTCCCCAGACCAGTAAGATTTATCAGATCACCGAAAAAGATGTCGGCCGGCCTCTTCATCAAATCCCCCACAGCCTTGAAGATGTCGATCCAGTGGCTCTCGTGCAAAAAGTGCACGCCGACCATGAGCCTGTCGAGAAGGAGGTTCGTACACGGGGCGGACATCACTATCTGATGCGGATATTGCCGTATACCGTGGGGGCGGCATTCTTTTCAGGATCGGTCATGGCCTTTATCGATATCGATTCGCAGGTCCGCTCACGAAACGCTTTGGAGGAGAGTGAAACGAAATTGAGGTTGTTGGCCGACAAGCTCGAAGATGTCTTCTGGATCCGGACCCCGGACAATGGCCGGGTGGTCTACATCAGCCCGGCCTACGAGACTATATGGGGAAAGGATATGCAGGCACTCTGCCGGGACGCCCGTTCCTTTCTCGATTCCGTGCATCCGGCTGACCGCGATGTCGTAGCCGATCAGCTATCGCGTCACACCCAGGGGCAATGGAATCTCGAATACCGTATCACGGACAAGACAGGTGCCGTGCGGTGGATTCATGACCGCGGCTTTCCGGTCTTCGATTCAGAAGGGCGGCTGGAATTGATATGTGGCTTCGCCACCGATATCACCGAGCGCAAGCACAAGGAGGAGAGTTGCCTGCTCAGTGTGTCTAAATTCAAGCCATCTTTTGAGGGGACATCCATCGGTATTGCATTGGTGAATATAAAGGGCCGATTCCTGGAGAGCAATCCGGCCTTTAAAAGAATCTTGTCAACTTCAGAGGCAGCGCTGGCAGACATGACGCTGGTGCAATGCATCCACCCTGGCGACCGGCAGGCAGGTGAAGCGATGTTGACCGAGATGGAAGCCGGTCGGCGCGATTTCTACTACGCCCCGATGCGATTACAGGGCGGGAATGGCCGGACATTGGCCGTTCAGCTGGTTGTGACCCTGATCCGTGATGGCCAAGGGCAGCCCACTCATGCCCTTTGCCAGATATTCGAGGTTGCCGATGTTGCACCGGCTTAA